A window of Fimbriimonadaceae bacterium contains these coding sequences:
- a CDS encoding type II secretion system F family protein, with protein MSFFRYSARDAQGKILEGTIEAPDVREASRLLVDRGYRVDHIQPSGAATRVPVDAVPDGPTIRTKRATDKDRFLLFSQLASLLRSGVNPHQACETLARRTRHSGMQRACQDVATSAREGAPISSVLERYPYLFPPHVVGIVRAGEAAGFLPEACERIADQAESSHKFGRAMWMATAVFLHALLIIPGAWLATRGVSTAWDKIDASGGAGGAAGGLRLMLDSMIERLRWPVGPITLGVYVLLWLGWLVWKSMPLRPLRHRMGLQWVAYGPRARQEGLAIFAWALSRISNAGIAPQAAWRMAVDCVPNLELQERIRDAGSRLRENQPMSEAFFESRLFPEEYAPMMATGEQTGDIPGTLSRLAEAGRSEFESATGKAKWRTGCWSSLGCFVASAVVFALFIYMWLYEIPNKVLPGFSD; from the coding sequence ATGTCGTTCTTTCGCTATAGCGCGCGCGATGCGCAGGGCAAGATCCTCGAAGGCACGATCGAGGCTCCCGACGTACGCGAGGCGTCGAGGCTGCTGGTCGATCGCGGTTACCGCGTGGACCACATCCAGCCCTCGGGTGCGGCCACGCGCGTGCCGGTCGATGCGGTGCCGGACGGACCGACGATCCGCACGAAGCGCGCGACGGACAAGGACCGGTTTCTCCTGTTTTCGCAACTGGCGTCGCTGCTGCGCAGCGGCGTCAATCCGCACCAGGCCTGCGAGACGCTCGCCCGCAGGACCCGCCACTCGGGGATGCAGCGCGCGTGCCAGGACGTGGCGACGTCGGCGCGCGAAGGGGCTCCGATCAGCTCGGTGCTGGAACGCTATCCCTACCTGTTCCCGCCCCACGTCGTCGGGATCGTGCGGGCGGGCGAGGCCGCGGGCTTTCTTCCGGAGGCGTGCGAGCGGATTGCGGACCAGGCCGAGTCCAGCCACAAGTTCGGCCGGGCGATGTGGATGGCCACGGCCGTGTTCCTCCACGCGCTCCTGATCATCCCCGGCGCGTGGCTTGCCACGCGCGGGGTCTCCACCGCGTGGGACAAGATCGACGCCTCGGGCGGCGCCGGGGGCGCGGCCGGCGGTCTGCGCCTGATGCTCGACTCGATGATCGAGCGCCTTCGTTGGCCGGTGGGTCCGATCACGCTCGGTGTGTACGTGCTCCTCTGGTTGGGGTGGCTGGTCTGGAAGTCGATGCCGCTGCGCCCGCTCCGCCATCGGATGGGGCTGCAGTGGGTGGCCTACGGGCCCCGCGCCCGGCAAGAAGGGCTCGCCATCTTCGCGTGGGCCCTGTCCCGGATTTCGAACGCTGGGATCGCGCCCCAGGCGGCGTGGCGGATGGCGGTCGACTGCGTCCCGAATCTCGAGCTTCAGGAGAGGATTCGCGACGCCGGCAGCCGGCTGCGGGAGAACCAGCCGATGTCCGAGGCGTTCTTCGAGAGTCGGCTCTTCCCCGAGGAGTACGCGCCCATGATGGCGACGGGGGAGCAGACGGGCGATATCCCCGGAACGTTGTCCCGCCTGGCCGAGGCGGGGCGCAGCGAGTTTGAGTCCGCGACGGGGAAGGCCAAGTGGCGGACGGGGTGTTGGAGCTCCCTCGGCTGCTTCGTCGCTTCGGCCGTGGTCTTCGCGCTCTTCATCTACATGTGGCTTTACGAGATTCCCAACAAGGTCTTGCCGGGATTCTCCGACTAG
- a CDS encoding type II secretion system F family protein, whose translation MPIFEYQARDERGQDVRGTLHSSSLSAAAEDLAKRGFEVEHVGIAQGLDDPVPREFAGRSEAASPPETPARERSPSVQPEIDRTTQQRSYMQTHVVGQLVGRVPLAQQLFFFRQLGTMLNAGVSIIQSLDTLAGQARDPRLARIVRELAHHAREGRPLSVGMQRYPEVFSPLMLSLIRAGEEGGMLEGSVKQIAEYLEREIELRNLMRRVTIYPKLVVGASIVIVLATNSIIASLGKSGGLSSPLTQPATWFVLGPLLVAIYLFVRLGLPNPRIKYNYDQVVLSIPGLGNTVKQLCMAKFGRAFGALYSGGVPVPKATQLAADACGNEYLRARIYPAAKRLEEGSGITETFRATGAFSPIVLDMTHTGETTGNLDAMLQKMAEFYEDEAQTRSVQFAYAFGILALLLVAAYVGYVVVTFYVGYFSGITKAAG comes from the coding sequence ATGCCGATCTTTGAATACCAGGCCCGCGACGAGCGGGGGCAGGACGTGCGGGGGACGCTGCACAGCAGCTCGCTCTCGGCCGCTGCGGAGGATTTGGCCAAGCGGGGGTTCGAGGTCGAGCACGTGGGAATCGCCCAGGGGCTCGACGATCCCGTGCCGCGCGAGTTCGCGGGCCGTTCGGAGGCGGCGAGTCCGCCCGAAACTCCCGCCCGGGAGCGGTCGCCCTCGGTTCAGCCCGAGATCGACCGCACCACCCAGCAGCGCTCCTACATGCAGACGCACGTGGTGGGGCAACTCGTGGGCCGGGTCCCGCTCGCGCAGCAGCTCTTCTTCTTCCGCCAGTTGGGCACCATGCTCAACGCCGGCGTGAGCATCATCCAGTCGCTGGACACGCTGGCCGGACAGGCGCGCGACCCCCGGCTCGCGCGCATCGTGCGGGAGCTCGCCCACCACGCGCGCGAGGGTCGGCCGCTCAGCGTGGGCATGCAGCGCTACCCCGAAGTGTTTTCGCCCCTCATGCTCAGCTTGATCCGCGCGGGCGAGGAGGGCGGCATGCTCGAGGGCTCGGTCAAGCAGATCGCGGAGTATCTCGAGCGCGAGATCGAACTGCGCAACCTCATGCGCCGCGTCACGATCTACCCGAAACTGGTCGTCGGCGCATCGATCGTCATCGTGCTGGCCACGAACTCGATCATCGCTTCGCTGGGCAAGAGCGGGGGATTGAGTTCGCCGCTCACGCAACCGGCTACCTGGTTCGTGCTCGGTCCGCTGCTCGTCGCGATCTACCTTTTCGTGCGTTTGGGGTTGCCCAACCCGCGGATCAAATACAACTACGATCAGGTGGTCCTTTCGATACCCGGACTGGGCAACACGGTCAAGCAGCTCTGCATGGCGAAGTTCGGACGGGCGTTCGGTGCGCTCTACTCCGGCGGGGTGCCCGTGCCCAAGGCCACCCAACTGGCCGCCGACGCCTGTGGCAACGAGTACCTGCGCGCGAGGATCTACCCCGCTGCCAAGCGTCTCGAAGAGGGTTCGGGGATCACCGAGACGTTCCGAGCCACCGGCGCGTTTTCACCCATCGTGTTGGACATGACGCACACGGGGGAGACCACCGGCAACCTCGATGCGATGCTGCAGAAGATGGCCGAGTTCTACGAGGACGAGGCGCAGACGCGCTCGGTGCAGTTCGCCTACGCGTTCGGCATCCTGGCATTATTGCTGGTTGCCGCCTATGTGGGTTACGTGGTGGTCACGTTTTATGTAGGCTATTTCAGCGGGATCACCAAGGCCGCCGGATGA
- a CDS encoding J domain-containing protein, producing the protein MAKRSHYDVLGVSRNFSSTELRSAYRRQVLQYHPDRSKAPDAVERFIAVTAAYEVLSDPARRASYDRLIAVEGGQAAVRVGPQQRERQPAGQRARGGAKVREKPDFDHLTRLFATGRYADAERLARGLIKAHPKNPVPYAVLGDVLRGRNDLEGAARMYAYAYQMEPRNAVYARRHEELMDKLARRGSPVGFGHHPVGSLLIALVITVLLATYLAVSKEPALLPMFSWVSTWTLGLVMSLFIAGLVCGAALSHAELLDRFQAAISASAGRPSPTVALAFVAAVNFWAAGAMYVAIGQSQNAYQYSTSRLVGGTAMATVLLALAAAMGEHVDPLQTLLWGGNLVYLGAVSGWMVADSLRG; encoded by the coding sequence ATGGCGAAACGATCGCACTACGACGTGCTTGGGGTGTCGCGCAACTTCTCGTCGACGGAGTTGCGCTCCGCTTATCGTCGCCAGGTCTTACAGTATCACCCCGACCGGTCGAAGGCGCCCGACGCCGTAGAGCGGTTCATCGCGGTCACCGCGGCCTACGAAGTGCTGAGCGATCCGGCTCGCCGCGCCAGCTACGATCGGTTGATCGCGGTCGAGGGAGGGCAGGCGGCGGTTCGGGTGGGGCCGCAGCAGCGAGAGCGCCAACCTGCCGGCCAGCGGGCGCGCGGGGGCGCGAAGGTGCGCGAGAAGCCCGACTTCGACCATCTCACGCGGCTTTTCGCCACTGGCAGGTACGCGGACGCCGAGCGTCTGGCTCGGGGCCTCATCAAGGCGCACCCCAAGAATCCGGTGCCGTATGCGGTTTTGGGCGACGTGCTTCGCGGGCGCAACGACCTCGAGGGCGCGGCTCGCATGTACGCCTACGCGTACCAGATGGAGCCGCGGAACGCGGTCTACGCCCGTCGCCACGAGGAGCTCATGGACAAACTGGCGCGGCGCGGTTCTCCCGTGGGGTTCGGCCACCACCCGGTGGGATCGTTGCTGATCGCCCTCGTGATCACCGTGCTGTTGGCCACGTACCTCGCCGTGAGCAAGGAGCCCGCGCTGCTGCCCATGTTCAGTTGGGTTTCCACGTGGACCCTCGGACTCGTGATGTCCTTGTTCATCGCCGGTTTGGTGTGCGGCGCGGCGCTTTCGCACGCAGAACTCCTCGACCGATTCCAGGCGGCGATCTCGGCCTCTGCCGGCCGGCCGTCGCCGACCGTGGCCCTCGCGTTCGTGGCGGCGGTGAATTTCTGGGCGGCCGGCGCGATGTACGTGGCGATCGGCCAATCTCAGAACGCCTACCAGTACTCGACGTCCCGCCTCGTGGGTGGCACGGCGATGGCCACGGTCCTACTTGCGCTTGCCGCGGCCATGGGAGAACACGTCGATCCTCTCCAAACGTTGCTTTGGGGCGGGAACCTCGTGTATCTCGGCGCGGTTTCGGGCTGGATGGTGGCGGACTCGTTGCGCGGCTAG
- a CDS encoding lactate/malate dehydrogenase family protein yields the protein MKVSIIGGGGRVGSDAAFAMQLGGIVREIALIDMNQDMAAGEALDLRHGAALTASQTFTSGGYEVADGSDCVVITAGLRRKPDESRLELINRNVGLFKQILDSLKGAKLASGATILVVSNPVDILTQLAVQSGIVPSSQVLGLGTVLDTCRFRSLLADHFHVGARDVHALILGEHGDSMVPIWSSATVNGVSIQSLPGYTEEEVKGVFEFTKKSGAEVIRLKGGAGRAVGVSIAEVVHAMALDSGAILPVSSHQEGKLGISGVCLSLPTQVVRNGVGSVLEPVVSDEEREGLHKSAQSLKDVLAQLG from the coding sequence ATGAAGGTAAGCATTATCGGCGGCGGCGGCCGCGTGGGTTCGGACGCTGCGTTTGCGATGCAGCTGGGCGGGATCGTGCGCGAGATCGCGCTGATCGACATGAACCAGGACATGGCCGCGGGCGAGGCGCTCGACCTGCGCCACGGCGCCGCTCTCACCGCAAGCCAGACATTTACCAGCGGAGGGTACGAGGTCGCCGACGGCAGCGACTGCGTCGTGATCACGGCGGGCCTTCGCCGCAAGCCCGACGAGAGCCGGCTCGAACTGATCAATCGCAACGTGGGACTGTTCAAGCAGATCCTCGATTCCCTCAAGGGCGCGAAGCTCGCCTCGGGCGCCACGATCTTGGTCGTGTCGAATCCCGTGGACATCCTCACCCAGCTCGCCGTCCAGAGCGGCATCGTCCCGTCCAGCCAGGTGCTGGGGCTGGGGACCGTGCTGGACACGTGCCGGTTCCGCTCGCTGCTCGCCGACCACTTCCACGTCGGCGCTCGCGACGTGCACGCGCTGATCCTTGGCGAACATGGGGATTCGATGGTGCCCATCTGGTCGTCGGCGACCGTCAACGGCGTGTCGATCCAGAGCCTTCCGGGCTACACGGAGGAGGAGGTGAAGGGCGTGTTCGAGTTCACGAAGAAGTCCGGAGCCGAAGTGATCCGCCTCAAGGGCGGCGCGGGCCGCGCCGTGGGCGTCTCGATTGCCGAGGTGGTCCACGCGATGGCGCTGGACTCGGGCGCGATCCTGCCCGTGAGTTCGCACCAAGAGGGCAAACTCGGCATCTCCGGCGTGTGTCTCTCCCTGCCCACGCAGGTGGTCCGCAACGGGGTGGGAAGCGTCCTGGAGCCTGTGGTCAGCGACGAGGAGCGGGAGGGTCTGCACAAGTCCGCCCAGAGCCTCAAAGACGTGTTGGCGCAACTGGGGTGA
- a CDS encoding ketoacyl-ACP synthase III — translation MARRAVVQAIGHKVPDQIITNDDLAKVVDTNDEWIRQRTGIRERRVCTPDQTTSDLGYGAASEAVAKSGIDPMEIDIVICGTVTGDMLFPSTACLIQERLGAKRAGAFDLGAACAGFIYSLSVGASMLEAGHADTALVIGVDALSKFVDWSDRATCVLFGDGSGAVVLRAEENTDRGLIKTVLYADGAGAGHIDLQVGGSKHPTAHASTKDVRQYIYMAGAEVYRFAVGAMGDACTRVLDEAKMSVSEIDLFVPHQANLRIIESAAKRLELPDEKVFVNVDRYGNTSGGSIPLALYEAEQSGRLKRGDVVMTVGFGAGLTWGANLIRW, via the coding sequence GTGGCTAGACGGGCGGTGGTCCAGGCGATCGGACACAAGGTTCCCGATCAGATCATCACGAACGACGACCTCGCGAAGGTCGTCGATACGAACGACGAGTGGATTCGCCAGCGGACGGGCATCCGCGAGCGACGGGTCTGCACTCCCGACCAAACGACGAGCGACCTCGGCTACGGCGCGGCGAGCGAGGCCGTGGCCAAGTCGGGCATCGACCCGATGGAGATCGACATCGTGATTTGCGGGACGGTCACGGGCGACATGCTGTTCCCGTCGACCGCCTGTCTGATCCAGGAGCGGCTGGGGGCGAAGCGGGCCGGAGCGTTCGACTTGGGAGCCGCGTGCGCAGGGTTCATCTACTCGCTCTCGGTGGGGGCCTCAATGCTCGAAGCCGGGCACGCGGACACGGCTCTCGTCATCGGGGTCGATGCCCTCTCGAAGTTCGTCGATTGGTCGGACCGGGCCACGTGCGTCCTCTTTGGAGACGGAAGCGGGGCCGTGGTTCTCCGCGCCGAGGAGAACACAGACCGCGGGCTGATCAAGACCGTGCTCTATGCCGACGGCGCCGGCGCCGGGCACATCGATCTCCAGGTCGGCGGATCCAAGCACCCGACGGCCCACGCGAGCACGAAGGACGTCCGTCAGTACATCTACATGGCGGGCGCCGAGGTGTACCGGTTCGCGGTCGGCGCGATGGGCGACGCGTGCACGCGCGTGCTGGACGAGGCGAAGATGAGCGTCTCCGAGATCGACCTGTTCGTGCCCCACCAGGCCAACCTCCGAATCATCGAATCGGCTGCCAAGAGGCTCGAGCTGCCCGATGAGAAGGTCTTCGTCAACGTGGACCGCTACGGAAACACGAGCGGCGGATCGATCCCCCTGGCGCTCTACGAGGCCGAGCAATCCGGCCGTCTCAAACGGGGCGACGTCGTGATGACGGTGGGCTTCGGCGCGGGACTGACGTGGGGCGCCAACCTCATCCGCTGGTAG
- the plsX gene encoding phosphate acyltransferase PlsX: MSIILDAMGGDHAPREIVSGAVQAAPKIHHSIVLVGDPARIQAELPTPCPTNIEIHPASQVIEMHDKPLEALRSKKDSSMAVGVELVKIGRGQAFVSAGNTGAATAASLLSWRQLPGIHRPAIASTIPNRHGQFLLLDAGASPDVDPEHLVEFAEMGRAYAEKIMGRSRPKVHLLNIGEEPGKGNAFAKQAHQLLARYPWFAGNIEGKDMYSKPCDVVVCDAFVGNIVLKTSEGVAELILQVIKDQVPTNKMIRLAYLPLRKVLLPLKKQMDYAEYGGSPLLGLNGLCIIGHGRSNAKAIANALLLAQKAIDTDLVESIRAKVQQDAMGQEQAGG; this comes from the coding sequence GTGAGCATCATCCTCGACGCCATGGGAGGCGACCACGCGCCCCGTGAAATCGTCTCGGGCGCGGTTCAGGCGGCGCCAAAGATCCACCACTCGATCGTGCTCGTCGGAGATCCCGCCCGCATCCAGGCAGAGCTTCCCACGCCCTGTCCCACCAACATCGAGATCCACCCCGCCTCCCAAGTCATCGAGATGCACGACAAGCCGCTCGAGGCCCTTCGCAGCAAGAAGGACTCGTCGATGGCCGTGGGCGTCGAACTCGTGAAGATCGGGCGTGGCCAAGCGTTCGTTTCCGCCGGCAACACGGGAGCGGCCACCGCCGCTTCGCTTCTGAGCTGGCGGCAGCTTCCCGGCATCCACCGGCCGGCCATCGCCAGCACGATCCCCAACCGGCACGGCCAGTTTCTGCTTCTCGATGCGGGCGCCAGTCCGGACGTGGACCCCGAGCACTTGGTCGAGTTCGCCGAGATGGGGCGCGCCTACGCCGAAAAGATCATGGGCCGGTCCCGCCCCAAAGTACATCTCCTGAACATCGGTGAGGAACCCGGGAAGGGCAACGCGTTCGCCAAACAGGCCCACCAACTTCTGGCCCGCTATCCCTGGTTTGCCGGGAACATCGAGGGCAAGGACATGTACAGCAAACCGTGCGACGTCGTCGTGTGCGATGCGTTCGTCGGGAACATCGTGTTGAAGACCAGCGAGGGCGTCGCCGAGCTCATTCTGCAGGTGATCAAAGACCAGGTCCCCACGAACAAGATGATCCGGCTCGCCTACCTGCCGCTGCGCAAGGTCCTCCTTCCCCTCAAGAAGCAGATGGACTACGCCGAGTACGGCGGCTCGCCCCTCCTCGGGCTTAACGGGCTTTGCATCATCGGCCACGGACGCAGCAACGCGAAGGCGATCGCCAACGCGCTTCTGCTGGCGCAAAAGGCAATCGACACGGACCTTGTCGAGTCCATCCGTGCTAAGGTCCAGCAAGACGCGATGGGACAGGAGCAAGCAGGTGGCTAG
- a CDS encoding DUF177 domain-containing protein, whose protein sequence is MKRDDLLDLNDVLQHPGRRLEVDISTELQEEGELDLVSPLEGTLDAVSTGNLLLIKGTFRTRAVVECARCGEPLEKDVAFEMDEQFPVEGVPSSYSSQDFARVTSDEPEAMFEGNTLMVEALLRQGVLLSLPLQPLCPHGWEEPCPAEQAREAKARDRSAPATGAFAKLSELLEPDEDAGP, encoded by the coding sequence ATGAAGCGGGACGACCTCCTCGATCTCAACGATGTGCTTCAACACCCTGGAAGAAGGCTTGAGGTCGATATTTCCACGGAACTTCAGGAAGAAGGCGAACTCGACCTTGTTTCTCCGCTCGAAGGCACCCTCGATGCGGTCAGCACGGGCAACCTCCTCCTGATCAAGGGAACATTTCGAACCCGCGCCGTGGTCGAGTGCGCCCGTTGCGGCGAGCCGTTGGAGAAGGACGTCGCCTTCGAGATGGACGAGCAGTTTCCCGTCGAAGGCGTGCCCAGCAGCTACAGCTCGCAGGATTTTGCGCGGGTGACGTCCGACGAGCCCGAGGCCATGTTCGAGGGCAACACCCTGATGGTGGAGGCCCTGCTTCGCCAGGGGGTGCTGTTGAGCCTGCCGCTCCAGCCGCTCTGCCCCCACGGGTGGGAGGAGCCGTGTCCGGCCGAACAAGCCCGAGAAGCCAAGGCGAGGGATCGTTCGGCCCCCGCTACGGGAGCGTTCGCCAAGCTCTCGGAGCTGCTCGAGCCCGACGAGGACGCCGGCCCGTGA
- a CDS encoding proteasome accessory factor PafA2 family protein yields MTPILAGIETEYGLLIEGRTPEDQVDDAAALVRSYPDECLAVWDASDESPRTDLRGFQVERLAHDPVDARFDEGRPPEPIAVVRADRILPNGARFYNDHGHPEYATPECWSDHELALHDRAGERAVLAAAHAYAGETGKVVRVYKNNTDYHGASYGTHESYLVPRMPFEPLFAALTPMLVARTLLCGAGKVGSESGAPVEFQLSQRADFFTEAASVDTLYRRPVFNTRDEPHADAKVWMRVHVISGDANMSIPATECKIGLAKLALALLIEGACPTWKLADSAGAMRSVSRGLGSGFEIQLDGGGTSNAEEVLLSYLDAGDRVFGDEGRAARASWRRLLADREGCPERFAAHVDWAAKKRMLDEYRASEGVAWTDPWVRAFDLEYHNVDPEASLFYGLQAIGRVSPDPEPETLARCLRHPPSDSRAAARGAAIHRFRDDVVTASWRTLTLRVGGGVQTVELHPDMRPSQAFEAASDVESFMTLLRGGR; encoded by the coding sequence ATGACCCCGATCCTCGCCGGCATCGAGACGGAGTACGGACTCCTGATCGAAGGCCGAACCCCCGAGGATCAGGTGGACGACGCGGCGGCACTCGTTCGGAGTTATCCGGACGAGTGCCTCGCTGTTTGGGACGCCTCCGACGAGTCGCCCAGAACCGATCTGCGAGGATTTCAAGTCGAACGGCTCGCCCACGATCCCGTGGACGCCCGGTTCGATGAGGGCCGGCCGCCCGAGCCCATCGCCGTCGTGCGCGCCGACCGCATCCTGCCCAATGGCGCGCGCTTTTACAACGACCACGGACATCCGGAGTACGCGACCCCCGAGTGCTGGAGCGACCACGAGCTCGCCCTGCACGATCGGGCGGGGGAGCGGGCCGTGCTCGCGGCGGCCCACGCCTATGCCGGGGAAACCGGGAAGGTCGTCAGGGTCTACAAGAACAACACGGACTACCACGGAGCGTCCTACGGCACGCACGAGAGCTACCTCGTGCCCCGCATGCCGTTCGAGCCGCTCTTTGCCGCGCTCACGCCCATGCTGGTCGCGCGCACGCTGCTGTGCGGCGCGGGAAAGGTGGGCTCGGAATCGGGCGCCCCGGTGGAGTTCCAGCTCAGCCAGCGGGCCGACTTCTTCACCGAAGCCGCGAGCGTCGACACGCTCTACCGCCGCCCCGTGTTCAACACGCGCGACGAGCCCCATGCCGACGCGAAGGTGTGGATGCGCGTGCACGTGATCTCCGGGGATGCGAACATGTCGATCCCGGCCACCGAGTGCAAGATCGGGTTGGCCAAGCTCGCGTTGGCGCTTCTGATCGAAGGGGCGTGCCCCACATGGAAGTTGGCGGACTCGGCCGGGGCGATGCGCAGCGTGAGCCGAGGGCTGGGATCGGGATTCGAGATTCAGCTCGATGGCGGCGGAACCTCCAACGCCGAGGAGGTGCTTCTCTCCTACCTCGATGCGGGGGACCGCGTGTTCGGCGACGAGGGTCGCGCGGCACGCGCGAGCTGGCGCCGACTGCTGGCGGACCGCGAAGGGTGCCCGGAGCGGTTCGCGGCACACGTGGACTGGGCGGCGAAGAAGCGCATGCTCGACGAATACCGCGCCTCCGAGGGCGTTGCGTGGACCGACCCGTGGGTTCGGGCGTTCGATCTGGAGTACCACAACGTGGATCCCGAGGCCAGCCTGTTCTACGGCCTCCAGGCGATAGGCAGGGTGTCGCCCGATCCGGAACCCGAAACTCTGGCCCGGTGTCTTCGCCATCCCCCCTCGGACTCGCGTGCCGCGGCGCGGGGCGCCGCGATCCACCGCTTCCGCGACGACGTGGTCACCGCGTCTTGGCGCACCTTGACCCTCCGCGTGGGAGGAGGCGTGCAAACCGTCGAACTCCACCCGGATATGCGCCCTTCGCAAGCTTTCGAGGCCGCTTCCGACGTAGAATCGTTTATGACCCTGCTTCGAGGTGGACGATGA
- a CDS encoding ubiquitin-like protein UBact — translation MTRGDDRLRKPAQPGPTRKGSDQPGPAKPDVQRPDGGNELLRRMRKVDPDQARKYRQRSGQ, via the coding sequence ATGACCCGTGGCGACGACCGATTGAGAAAACCCGCTCAGCCGGGGCCGACAAGGAAAGGCTCCGACCAACCCGGACCCGCCAAGCCGGACGTGCAGCGGCCGGATGGCGGCAACGAGCTGTTGCGGCGGATGCGAAAGGTCGATCCCGATCAGGCGCGCAAGTACCGCCAAAGGTCGGGTCAGTGA
- a CDS encoding copper amine oxidase N-terminal domain-containing protein, which yields MRKLKFMSAVAMFAFAGSVGAQMIRTTIDGKAVSFHDVQPMMMNGRVMVPWRGVLENLGATVNWNPAARSVTAEVPGTTVRMFLGSNEAWVNGEAVALDTPATIYRGRTMVPLRFISESLGNDVTWVAQTRTVEINTGALDSAYYNEIDHGTGSHEVNPNGRLVSLDARTVIPFKLDTRLDSDTAYRGKTFTATLDAAGGDYLGLPDNTRIEGHVDSVKKRDGATPGVLGLTFDTIRLPNGNTYAVYGSLTSLDEDSVEHRDDGRMVAKMTSKDNLKYVGYGAGGGALIAILTKGNVLSNSLIGGALGYLYNELVKAPDKAHDVHLKAGTEFGVRLDRDLVVRAGA from the coding sequence ATGAGGAAACTGAAATTCATGTCCGCGGTCGCGATGTTCGCCTTTGCGGGCAGCGTTGGAGCGCAGATGATCCGAACGACCATCGATGGCAAGGCCGTCTCGTTTCACGATGTTCAGCCGATGATGATGAACGGTCGGGTGATGGTGCCTTGGCGCGGCGTTCTGGAGAACTTGGGCGCGACCGTCAACTGGAATCCGGCGGCGAGAAGCGTCACGGCCGAAGTTCCCGGCACGACCGTGCGAATGTTCCTGGGCAGCAACGAAGCGTGGGTGAACGGGGAGGCGGTGGCTCTCGACACGCCCGCAACCATCTACCGCGGCCGCACGATGGTGCCGCTGCGCTTCATCAGCGAATCCCTCGGCAACGACGTGACTTGGGTCGCGCAAACCCGAACCGTCGAGATCAACACGGGCGCGTTGGATTCGGCCTACTACAACGAGATCGACCATGGAACCGGCTCCCACGAGGTGAACCCGAACGGCCGACTGGTCAGCCTGGATGCCCGTACGGTCATCCCGTTCAAGCTGGACACGCGCTTGGACTCCGACACGGCCTATCGCGGCAAGACGTTCACGGCGACCTTGGACGCGGCCGGCGGGGACTATCTCGGACTCCCGGACAACACGCGGATCGAGGGTCACGTTGATTCGGTCAAGAAACGCGACGGGGCGACCCCAGGCGTCCTTGGCCTCACGTTCGACACGATCCGACTTCCCAACGGAAACACCTACGCCGTCTACGGTTCGCTGACTTCGCTCGACGAGGACAGCGTGGAACATCGGGACGACGGCCGCATGGTCGCCAAGATGACGAGCAAGGACAACCTGAAATACGTGGGTTACGGAGCCGGCGGAGGCGCGCTCATCGCGATCCTCACGAAGGGCAACGTGCTGTCCAATTCGCTGATCGGAGGCGCTCTTGGATACCTTTACAACGAACTGGTGAAAGCCCCGGACAAGGCGCACGACGTGCACCTGAAGGCAGGCACCGAGTTTGGCGTGCGCCTTGATCGCGACCTGGTCGTTCGAGCAGGCGCCTAG
- a CDS encoding thioredoxin family protein has protein sequence MKGLALALSLLAVALAGSVAAQQNAGAAAKGLPKVFDPARDPATDLRVALAEAKRTGRRVLVDVGGEWCGWCHLMDKFLEEHTDLKGLRDKGFVWLKVNFSQENKNEKFLSAYPAIKGYPHLFVLDSEGKLLHSQDTGELEEGKGYNLAKYTAFLKAWSPKKN, from the coding sequence ATGAAAGGTCTCGCTCTCGCACTCTCGCTCCTGGCGGTCGCCCTCGCGGGCAGCGTGGCCGCGCAACAGAACGCCGGCGCCGCCGCCAAGGGGCTTCCGAAGGTTTTCGACCCAGCGAGAGATCCGGCAACGGACTTGCGCGTCGCGCTTGCCGAAGCGAAACGAACCGGGCGGCGTGTCCTCGTCGACGTGGGTGGCGAGTGGTGCGGGTGGTGCCACCTGATGGACAAGTTCCTCGAGGAGCACACCGACTTGAAAGGGCTCCGAGACAAAGGGTTCGTCTGGCTCAAGGTTAACTTCAGCCAAGAGAACAAGAACGAGAAGTTCCTTTCGGCGTATCCCGCGATCAAGGGCTACCCGCATCTCTTCGTTCTCGATTCCGAAGGCAAACTGCTGCACTCGCAGGACACCGGAGAGCTGGAGGAAGGGAAGGGATACAACCTGGCGAAGTACACGGCGTTCCTCAAAGCGTGGAGCCCGAAGAAGAACTGA